Genomic DNA from Halobaculum sp. CBA1158:
GCGGCGTCGCTGCGCTCGCGGGCGTTCATCCTGACGGGCGTGTTCGGGGTGACGCTCGCGAGCGTGTTCGCGTTCCTCTATCTCGGCGGGATCGGGACGGTCCGGGAGAACTTCGTCAACCGGATCCCCGAGGAGATCGTCGGTCCGAACGCCGAGAACTTCGGGGTGATCGTGCTCCACCCGGTCGAGGCGCTCATCTTCGAGGTGAAGATATCGACCATCGCCGGGGCGGTCGCGGTGTTGCCGTTCGCGGCGTACTTCGCGTGGCCCGCGCTCAGGAACCGCGGGTTCGTCAGGGGTCGCAGACAGGTCATCTTCGGGTGGATCGCGGCCCTGTTGGCGGGCTTTCTGGGCGGGCTGACGCTCGGCTACAACGTCATCGCGCCGGCGGTCATCTCGTGGCTCGTCAGCGACGCGCTCCAGGCGGGCATGGTGATCAGCTTCCGCATCAGCGACTTCGCGTGGCTCGTGTTCTTCACCACCCTGGGGATCGGCTTCCTCGCCGACATCCCGGTGCTGATGGTGCTGCTCAACACCGCCGGCGTCTCCTACCGGGCGATGCGCTCGCGCTGGCGCGAGGTCACGGTCGCGATCCTGCTCGCGGCGGCGCTGTTCACCCCCGCGGACGTGTTCACCATGTTCCTCGTGACGGTCCCGCTGATGGCCGCCTACGGCGTCGGTCTCGCGATCCTGTGGGTGGTGACGCTCGGCGGCCGCCGCGACCTCGCCGAGCCGACGCTCGACCTGGTGCGCGACTCGAAACCCGGGACGTGACGCCCGGAACGCGAGTCGGCCGGCGGCCCGGCGGGGCCGACCGCTCTCGTCGCCCGCGTCGCCACCGAAGTGAGAAGACTCAAACCTTCCTCAGATAATCTCTGAGTATGCCCAAAATAAGCGTGGAGATGCCCGGAGAGCTGTTGGCGGACCTCGACGAGCACGTCGGCGACGACGGGAAGTTCGTGAACCGAAGCGACGCGATCCGCGCGTCGGTGCGCAAGACGCTGGACGTGCTCGACGAGATCGACGCCCGACACGGCCGCCTGGAGACCGATGGCGCAGCCACGGCTGTCGCGGACGCCGCGAATTCGGATGCCGATGCCGAGGCCGATACCGAGGCCGACGACGAGGGCGAACGATGAGCGCCGGCGAGGGGGGAACGGACGGCGTCGCGGTCGCGGAGCCGCCCCGGCTGCGCGTGCCGCTCGCGGCGGTCGTGCTCACCGCGCTGTTCGTCGCGGCGCTGGTCACCGCGCAGGTCATCTCGGCGAAGCTGCTGGCGGTGTCGCTGCCCGTGCTCGGGGCCGTCACCGCGCCCGGCGGGACGCTGGCGTACGCGGTCACGTTCTTCGCCTCCGACTGCCTGTCGGAGCTGTACGGAAAGGAGTACGCCCGGAAGGTGGTCAACGTCGCGTTCGTGATGAACTTCGTCCTGCTGGCGCTGGTGTTCGCCACCATCGCCGTCCCCGCCGCCGAGGGGTCGGTCGACCCCGCCGCCTTCGAGACGGTGCTGGGCCTGTCGGGCAACGTCGTCATCGGCTCGCTCGCCGCCTACGTGCTCAGCCAGAACTGGGACGTGATCGCCTTCCACCGCATCCGGGAGCTCACTGACGGCGACGCGCTGTGGCTGCGCAACGTCGGCTCGACGGCGACGAGCCAGCTCATCGACACGGTCGTGTTCACCCTCGTCGCGTTCGCGGTCGCGCCCGCGGTGTTCGGCGTCGGGGTTGCGCTGCCGAGTTCGGTGCTCGCGTCGCTGATCGTCGGGCAGTACGTCCTCAAACTCCTCATCGCGCTGGTCGACACGCCGCTGGTGTACGCCGCCGTCGCGGTCGTGCGCCGCGACGAAGCCGACACCGCGGGCGTGAGCGTCTGAGGCGGAAAAACGGGGGTCAGTCGACGCGCTCGGCGAAGCCGAACCGCGGCTTCACGTCGTCGACGACGACCTCGACGGTCTCGCCGGTCTCCGCGCCGGGGACGAACAGCGTGTACCCCTCGACGCGGGCGACGCCGTCGCCCTCCTCGCCGGTGTCGGTCACCTCGACCGTCAGGCGTTCGCCCTCGCTCACGGGCGCGTCGGTGCGGCCGCGGGCGATGAGGTAGCGCTCGGAGGAGCGCTTCCGGCTGGCCTCGGGCGTGTACGCCCGGACGTACTGGAAGCGCTCGGCCACGTCGTCGCGGAAGTCGGACAGGTCGGGGCCGTCGAACACCTTCACGACGAAGTCGCCGCCCGGCTCGAGGAGTTCCAGCGCGGTGTCGAACGCCTGGCGCGCGAGGTGGATCGAGCGGGCGTGATCCAGCGAGTACTCGCCGCTCATGTTCGGTGCCATGTCCGAGAGCACCACGTCGACCGGGCGCTCGGGGTCGGTGTCGTCCGCGGGATCCGGGTCCGGGTCGACCCCGAGTGCCTTCCGGAGGTAGTAGCGCGTGCGCTCGTCGGTCATGTCGCCGCGGACCGTCTCGACGTGCGGTGCTTCGAGGTCGTCGATGGCTTGGAGATCGACGCCGACGACGGTGCCGGCCTCGGTCACCTCCTCGGCGGCGACCTGGAGCCAGCCGCCCGGTGCGGCCCCCAGGTCGACGACGGTGTCGCCGCGGTCGAACAGGCCGACCTCCGCGTCGATCTGCTTGAGCTTGTAGGCCGAGCGGGCGCGGTAGCCCTCCTGTTTCGCTCGGTTGTAGTACTTATCCCGGTCTGTCATACGTACCTCACCAAATTCCTTGACATGTTCCGCGCAGGAACTGCCGGCGAATTCGCGTTCATACGAGAAGAGACGACGTCAAAGCGGAAAGGGACATCGGATGGATACCCTGAGGACGACTCCTAATGTGTAGCCTGATGACCGGTATATATCTCCTCGCAGTAGCCAGTTGAGTCTTTATAGTGAATAGTGACCTTGGCTG
This window encodes:
- a CDS encoding twin-arginine translocase subunit TatC, yielding MGDRASRATGTFLEGLTDGDADEDDIGGYYDDLAFIAASLRSRAFILTGVFGVTLASVFAFLYLGGIGTVRENFVNRIPEEIVGPNAENFGVIVLHPVEALIFEVKISTIAGAVAVLPFAAYFAWPALRNRGFVRGRRQVIFGWIAALLAGFLGGLTLGYNVIAPAVISWLVSDALQAGMVISFRISDFAWLVFFTTLGIGFLADIPVLMVLLNTAGVSYRAMRSRWREVTVAILLAAALFTPADVFTMFLVTVPLMAAYGVGLAILWVVTLGGRRDLAEPTLDLVRDSKPGT
- a CDS encoding queuosine precursor transporter, which produces MSAGEGGTDGVAVAEPPRLRVPLAAVVLTALFVAALVTAQVISAKLLAVSLPVLGAVTAPGGTLAYAVTFFASDCLSELYGKEYARKVVNVAFVMNFVLLALVFATIAVPAAEGSVDPAAFETVLGLSGNVVIGSLAAYVLSQNWDVIAFHRIRELTDGDALWLRNVGSTATSQLIDTVVFTLVAFAVAPAVFGVGVALPSSVLASLIVGQYVLKLLIALVDTPLVYAAVAVVRRDEADTAGVSV
- a CDS encoding type II toxin-antitoxin system ParD family antitoxin codes for the protein MPKISVEMPGELLADLDEHVGDDGKFVNRSDAIRASVRKTLDVLDEIDARHGRLETDGAATAVADAANSDADAEADTEADDEGER
- a CDS encoding 23S rRNA (uridine(2552)-2'-O)-methyltransferase; translated protein: MTDRDKYYNRAKQEGYRARSAYKLKQIDAEVGLFDRGDTVVDLGAAPGGWLQVAAEEVTEAGTVVGVDLQAIDDLEAPHVETVRGDMTDERTRYYLRKALGVDPDPDPADDTDPERPVDVVLSDMAPNMSGEYSLDHARSIHLARQAFDTALELLEPGGDFVVKVFDGPDLSDFRDDVAERFQYVRAYTPEASRKRSSERYLIARGRTDAPVSEGERLTVEVTDTGEEGDGVARVEGYTLFVPGAETGETVEVVVDDVKPRFGFAERVD